In the genome of Salifodinibacter halophilus, the window GATGACCGCGACGTCGAACCCGTCGTCGATGTACGTCGTCAGGTCGGCGGCAACCGCGGACGCTCGCCGAGTTGCGGTCCGTATCATCCCCTGCGAGAGCGGTGCCCGACCACTCTCCTGCGGCGTCGCGAG includes:
- a CDS encoding (4Fe-4S)-binding protein, translated to LATPQESGRAPLSQGMIRTATRRASAVAADLTTYIDDGFDVAVIEPSDLAAFRREYGKLLDEETHERLAENSYDVMEYVYG